A section of the Solitalea canadensis DSM 3403 genome encodes:
- a CDS encoding putative signal transducing protein, with protein sequence MELITIKTFDSAIDAHILKSKLESEGIGCIILNENSATLHSLYNIAYGGIKLQVRKEDAESAFAIMAEIDNRPLTNEKNEVIYCPECGSDELYPGFKSVNSVQGILATITSFLLFLMPFYYKTVYKCKKCGAEFKAK encoded by the coding sequence TTGGAACTTATAACTATCAAAACATTTGACAGTGCGATAGATGCCCACATTCTTAAATCAAAACTAGAAAGTGAGGGAATAGGATGCATTATCCTAAATGAAAATTCGGCAACCTTACACTCACTTTATAACATAGCATACGGCGGAATAAAATTACAAGTAAGAAAAGAAGATGCAGAAAGTGCTTTTGCAATAATGGCTGAAATAGATAACAGGCCACTAACTAACGAAAAGAACGAGGTGATTTATTGTCCTGAATGCGGCTCTGATGAACTATACCCAGGTTTTAAGTCTGTAAACAGTGTACAGGGAATATTGGCAACTATTACTTCATTTCTGCTTTTTTTAATGCCATTTTATTACAAAACCGTTTACAAATGCAAAAAGTGTGGAGCGGAATTCAAGGCAAAATAG
- a CDS encoding NAD-dependent epimerase/dehydratase family protein, giving the protein MKISAILTGATGMVGEGVLHECLQHESVEQVLIINRKPSGVTHPKLKEIIHQDFYDLSVIEDQLRGYNTCFFCLGVSSVGISAEEYYQLTYVLTMKFAKILWDNNPEMTFCYISGAGTDSSEKGRMGWARVKGKTESDLMKMPFKSVYAFRPGILKPTVGLKNTLPYYKYFGWLYPIIKLLFPNGGSSLKELGLAMINAAAKGYNKNIIEVKDILALARG; this is encoded by the coding sequence ATGAAAATCAGTGCAATTCTAACAGGAGCAACCGGAATGGTAGGAGAGGGTGTTCTTCATGAATGTCTTCAACATGAGTCGGTCGAGCAAGTGCTTATTATCAATCGTAAGCCCTCTGGAGTTACTCATCCTAAGCTAAAGGAGATTATTCATCAGGATTTTTATGACTTATCGGTTATTGAAGATCAATTAAGAGGATATAACACTTGTTTCTTTTGTCTGGGTGTTTCGTCTGTAGGAATCAGCGCTGAAGAATACTATCAACTCACCTATGTGTTAACGATGAAGTTTGCGAAAATCCTATGGGACAACAACCCGGAGATGACCTTCTGCTATATCTCAGGAGCCGGCACAGACAGTTCCGAAAAGGGAAGAATGGGTTGGGCAAGAGTAAAAGGAAAAACAGAAAGCGATCTGATGAAAATGCCTTTCAAAAGTGTGTATGCATTTCGTCCGGGAATTCTTAAGCCTACTGTTGGTCTGAAAAACACACTTCCTTATTATAAATACTTTGGATGGCTTTATCCCATTATTAAATTACTGTTCCCGAATGGAGGTTCTTCATTAAAGGAATTAGGATTAGCAATGATCAACGCGGCTGCTAAAGGGTACAACAAAAACATTATTGAGGTAAAGGATATCCTTGCTTTAGCAAGGGGATAG
- a CDS encoding DUF4139 domain-containing protein — protein sequence MKIKPLLIACTALWCTQSLANDGKNTVNAKLESAMILRVGAEVTHTAKATLTKGNNELWIEGLSSSIDVNSLQIKCSGGVTVMSSAFSTDYLTPGTPTPAVKKLQDSVDFYGKEQIRIQVALKTNDELLSLLKANKNIGGTQNGLSVAELMKMMDYYKAKSTELENEKSVYNTKLEKINESIGRLNLQIEEESRKNDKAFGRLKLQLSSPLAGIYDFTVSYYTNAAYWVPYYDLQASSADKPIKLTYKAKFVQTTGLDWKKVKLTLSTSTPGNGKMAPIFQSWFLEYVYNRGFDKALKGKVPGVATQNSLSYAPAPVMQESKQLSEVVVTGYGTVKKQNLTPLYIVNGQEMSGDDATSIDPNSIKDINILKDASATSVYGSRASNGVVVITLKEATDFVSENENPIDVTYNIDLPYEVLGSGNEQIVTLKNYDLPAEYKFYSAPKMDKTTYLLATVNDWEKLNLLPGEANITFEGTYVGKSYIDPFSTQKTLNLTLGNDKRVIVKREKMQDYSSTKLIGSEKKQVFTYKLTVKNTKNSAVKMILKDQYPLSTQKEIEVELLESAKAHVNAEVGTLTWEFDLKPGETREFTMSYSVKYPKDQTLNL from the coding sequence ATGAAAATTAAACCCCTGTTAATAGCGTGTACTGCTCTGTGGTGTACACAATCCCTTGCCAACGACGGAAAAAATACAGTTAATGCTAAGCTAGAATCGGCCATGATTTTACGTGTTGGGGCTGAAGTAACACATACCGCAAAGGCTACATTAACCAAAGGCAATAACGAATTATGGATCGAAGGCCTTAGTTCAAGTATAGATGTAAACAGTTTACAGATCAAATGTTCTGGTGGAGTAACGGTTATGTCCTCTGCTTTCTCTACCGATTATTTAACGCCTGGAACCCCAACTCCTGCTGTTAAAAAGTTGCAAGATTCCGTTGATTTCTATGGAAAAGAGCAGATCAGAATTCAGGTAGCGTTAAAAACGAACGATGAACTCTTAAGCCTCTTAAAAGCTAACAAAAACATTGGTGGAACTCAAAATGGTTTGAGCGTAGCAGAGTTAATGAAGATGATGGATTATTATAAGGCTAAGTCAACTGAGTTGGAAAATGAAAAGAGTGTTTATAATACCAAGCTTGAAAAGATCAATGAATCGATCGGCCGTTTGAATTTGCAAATAGAAGAGGAATCACGCAAAAACGACAAGGCTTTTGGTCGGTTAAAGCTCCAATTAAGCAGCCCATTAGCCGGAATTTATGACTTTACAGTTTCTTATTATACTAATGCCGCTTATTGGGTGCCTTATTATGACTTGCAAGCATCATCGGCAGATAAACCGATCAAACTAACGTACAAAGCTAAGTTTGTTCAAACCACAGGATTAGATTGGAAAAAGGTAAAACTAACTCTTTCTACTTCAACTCCTGGAAACGGAAAAATGGCTCCGATATTTCAATCATGGTTTTTAGAATATGTTTATAATCGAGGTTTTGATAAAGCACTAAAAGGAAAGGTTCCTGGAGTAGCCACACAGAACTCTTTGTCTTATGCTCCTGCTCCTGTAATGCAAGAATCTAAACAGCTCAGTGAAGTAGTGGTTACAGGTTATGGTACTGTAAAGAAACAGAATTTAACCCCACTGTACATTGTAAATGGACAGGAGATGAGCGGGGATGACGCCACATCTATAGATCCTAATTCAATTAAGGATATTAACATTTTAAAGGATGCATCAGCTACGTCAGTGTATGGAAGTCGCGCTTCAAATGGTGTTGTGGTAATAACGCTTAAGGAGGCAACGGATTTTGTATCTGAAAATGAAAATCCAATTGATGTTACGTACAACATTGATTTGCCTTATGAGGTTTTGGGTTCAGGAAATGAGCAAATTGTGACATTGAAGAACTACGATCTTCCTGCTGAGTACAAGTTTTACAGTGCTCCAAAAATGGATAAAACCACCTATTTGCTCGCAACTGTAAACGATTGGGAAAAACTGAACCTTTTACCGGGAGAAGCTAATATAACATTTGAAGGAACTTATGTAGGTAAATCTTACATTGATCCGTTCTCAACACAAAAAACATTAAACCTAACGTTGGGTAATGATAAACGGGTGATTGTTAAGCGCGAAAAAATGCAAGACTACAGCAGTACGAAGTTAATCGGAAGTGAAAAGAAACAAGTTTTCACCTACAAATTGACAGTAAAAAATACCAAGAATTCTGCTGTGAAAATGATTCTTAAAGATCAGTATCCATTATCAACTCAAAAAGAAATAGAAGTTGAATTATTGGAGTCAGCTAAAGCGCATGTAAATGCCGAGGTTGGAACCTTAACTTGGGAGTTTGATCTTAAGCCAGGAGAAACACGTGAGTTTACCATGAGTTACAGCGTTAAGTATCCAAAAGATCAAACACTTAATTTGTAA
- a CDS encoding DEAD/DEAH box helicase codes for MLRVDSNKPSKIVYSLLQHEFLGFLFEPHAVQMNREYTYSLVHKRLFSHTASEFSRYLDETDIKLIALLEQIEQENIIKRFHKQPIRPREFFTKFWNDALKAKVQPFIDSVIGEAIELMRDKAVFEMGKEGNPTWLPVIIADQKASVLFHFRRNEESTRYFPTIKYGDKRIEFMFKDAQIICNQPAWLLLNETLYNFEGDLEGKKLIPFLNKRYIEIPKTSEKTYFEKFVAPLIEKHNVYAEGFDIITEKYEASPVLKINQKKERPCLDLQFRYGKYKFAYNEHSTVSVTVEKKDDNYIFHRVKRSASWEQKKANEILSLGLILETPNHFLLPKHADEEDEFSLHDWLNDHFDVLEEKNFAIDQSHGEKKYVFGKSSINLTFKENNDWFDIHAIVRFGAYEIPFIDLKGHILARKREFQLPNGEIAVIPESWFNTYGNLFAFAEGAKHLKLKKHHVGLIQEYANSELAEVTMDRKLQRLEHFEEIADTPTPVHFKGELRPYQKAGFNWFNFLSSYNLGGCLADDMGLGKTVQTLALLQKIKEQSETQLTSLLVVPTSLIDNWIAESKKFTPKLKIHVFTGAAREKDPELFIKYDLIITTYGIVRIDHELLQKFYFNYIILDESQNIKNPHSKSAKAVKALKSKYKLILTGTPIENTVADLWTQLSFVNPGLLGTHTYFQNEFIIPIEKKQDEDKLRRLQALIKPFILRRTKDQVAKELPPKTEQIFYCNMSEEQEKVYEETKSFYRNELLRLISESGVAKSQIPVLQGLTRLRQIANHPKMVDESYKFDSWKFSLVVELLQNTLVKGHKVLVFSQFVKHLQLLRNELDHLNIRYAYLDGATQNRSANIKEFKENDDVQLFLISIKAGGTGLNLTEADYVFLLDPWWNPAVEQQAVDRAHRIGQKKNVFIYKFITKNSVEEKILNLQKRKRSLSNSLITVEDSFEKSLTAEDIKALLE; via the coding sequence ATGTTAAGAGTTGACAGCAACAAGCCTTCCAAAATCGTTTATTCGCTACTTCAGCACGAATTTCTTGGTTTTTTGTTCGAGCCGCACGCCGTTCAAATGAACCGGGAATACACCTATTCGCTTGTTCACAAACGCTTATTCTCGCATACTGCTTCTGAGTTTTCGCGATACCTTGATGAAACTGACATAAAACTCATTGCCCTTTTGGAGCAAATCGAGCAGGAAAATATCATCAAACGGTTTCACAAACAACCGATCCGTCCACGTGAGTTTTTTACCAAATTTTGGAATGATGCGCTAAAGGCAAAGGTGCAGCCTTTTATCGATAGTGTTATTGGTGAGGCTATCGAACTGATGCGCGATAAGGCTGTTTTTGAAATGGGTAAAGAAGGTAATCCGACTTGGTTACCCGTAATTATTGCTGACCAAAAAGCTTCTGTACTTTTCCATTTCAGAAGAAACGAAGAGTCAACACGGTATTTTCCAACGATAAAATACGGCGACAAGCGTATCGAATTTATGTTCAAGGATGCGCAGATCATTTGTAATCAACCCGCTTGGTTACTATTGAATGAAACGCTTTACAATTTCGAGGGCGACCTGGAAGGGAAAAAGCTAATTCCCTTCTTAAATAAACGATACATTGAGATCCCAAAAACTTCGGAGAAAACCTATTTCGAAAAGTTTGTTGCCCCACTAATAGAAAAACATAATGTTTACGCAGAAGGCTTTGATATCATTACTGAAAAATACGAAGCCTCACCGGTGCTAAAGATCAACCAGAAAAAAGAACGTCCTTGTCTTGATCTTCAGTTCAGGTACGGAAAATATAAGTTTGCATATAATGAACATTCGACAGTTTCGGTTACTGTTGAAAAGAAAGATGACAATTACATTTTTCACCGGGTAAAACGCTCAGCAAGCTGGGAACAGAAAAAGGCAAATGAGATTCTGAGTTTAGGTTTAATACTCGAAACACCTAATCATTTCTTGTTGCCAAAACACGCTGATGAGGAGGACGAGTTCTCTCTGCACGACTGGCTTAACGATCATTTTGATGTATTGGAAGAAAAGAACTTCGCAATTGATCAGTCACATGGCGAAAAGAAATACGTTTTCGGGAAATCATCCATCAACCTTACATTCAAAGAAAACAACGACTGGTTTGATATTCATGCCATTGTTAGGTTTGGAGCGTATGAAATTCCATTTATCGACCTTAAAGGCCATATTCTTGCCCGTAAAAGAGAATTTCAGTTACCTAATGGCGAAATTGCTGTAATTCCTGAAAGTTGGTTTAATACGTACGGCAATCTATTTGCTTTTGCAGAAGGAGCTAAACACCTGAAGCTTAAAAAGCATCATGTGGGTTTAATTCAGGAGTATGCCAATTCAGAATTAGCCGAGGTTACCATGGACCGCAAACTTCAGCGACTGGAGCATTTTGAAGAAATTGCCGATACCCCAACGCCTGTTCACTTTAAAGGAGAACTTCGGCCTTACCAAAAGGCCGGTTTTAACTGGTTTAACTTTTTAAGCAGTTATAATTTAGGTGGATGTTTAGCCGATGATATGGGTTTAGGTAAAACCGTGCAAACGCTTGCATTACTTCAGAAGATAAAAGAACAAAGCGAAACTCAACTTACCTCCTTATTAGTTGTCCCTACTTCGCTAATTGACAATTGGATTGCTGAGTCCAAGAAATTTACACCAAAACTTAAAATACACGTTTTTACAGGTGCGGCCCGTGAAAAGGACCCTGAACTATTTATAAAATACGATCTGATCATTACCACCTATGGTATTGTCAGGATAGATCATGAATTGCTTCAGAAATTCTACTTCAATTATATTATTCTGGATGAAAGCCAGAATATAAAAAACCCGCATAGCAAGAGCGCCAAAGCAGTTAAAGCGTTAAAATCAAAATACAAACTAATTCTTACCGGAACCCCGATTGAAAACACCGTTGCCGACTTGTGGACACAACTTTCATTTGTAAATCCGGGATTATTGGGAACCCATACTTATTTTCAGAATGAGTTTATCATTCCAATAGAGAAGAAGCAGGATGAAGATAAGCTTCGCCGTCTTCAGGCATTGATAAAACCATTTATACTTCGACGAACCAAAGACCAGGTTGCTAAAGAACTACCGCCAAAAACGGAGCAGATTTTCTATTGCAACATGAGCGAAGAGCAGGAGAAAGTGTATGAAGAAACCAAATCGTTTTACCGGAACGAGTTACTGCGTTTAATTTCCGAGAGTGGGGTTGCTAAGTCGCAAATACCCGTTTTACAAGGATTAACTCGTTTACGCCAAATCGCGAACCACCCTAAAATGGTGGATGAATCCTATAAATTTGATTCATGGAAATTTTCTTTGGTGGTGGAATTACTGCAAAACACCTTGGTAAAGGGCCATAAAGTGCTGGTTTTCTCTCAGTTTGTAAAACATTTGCAATTACTAAGAAACGAGCTCGACCACCTGAATATCCGTTATGCTTACTTAGATGGCGCCACACAAAACCGAAGTGCCAATATTAAGGAGTTTAAGGAGAATGATGATGTTCAGCTTTTCCTTATCTCCATTAAAGCAGGAGGAACAGGTCTTAACTTAACAGAAGCGGATTATGTTTTCTTGTTAGATCCGTGGTGGAATCCGGCAGTTGAGCAGCAGGCAGTAGACCGTGCACATCGTATCGGACAGAAGAAAAACGTGTTCATTTATAAATTTATCACCAAGAACTCAGTAGAGGAGAAAATCCTTAACCTGCAAAAGCGTAAACGTTCGCTTTCAAACTCGCTGATCACAGTTGAAGATTCCTTTGAAAAGTCTCTTACAGCTGAAGATATTAAAGCTTTACTTGAATAA
- a CDS encoding YccF domain-containing protein: protein MNFIGNIIWLIFGGIAIFIEYLVSGFVMCCTIIGIPWGLQCFKLAFLALLPFGKQINVTAGNPGCLSTLMNIIWFFIGGIWIALTHLLFGILLAITIIGLPFAKQHFKLMSLALTPFGREVV from the coding sequence ATGAATTTTATAGGAAACATCATTTGGTTAATTTTCGGTGGCATTGCCATCTTTATTGAATACCTGGTATCAGGTTTTGTTATGTGCTGTACCATTATCGGTATTCCCTGGGGATTACAGTGTTTTAAACTGGCGTTCCTTGCTTTACTTCCTTTTGGCAAACAGATTAATGTTACGGCTGGCAATCCCGGTTGTTTGTCTACCCTTATGAATATCATCTGGTTTTTCATCGGAGGAATTTGGATTGCGTTAACACACTTGCTTTTCGGGATACTATTAGCCATAACGATCATTGGGTTGCCTTTTGCAAAACAGCATTTCAAACTGATGAGTTTGGCATTAACTCCATTCGGGCGAGAGGTTGTATGA
- a CDS encoding phage holin family protein, protein MNLIIRLIITAAVAFGLSYILPGIHIDTFGTALIVAVVLGLLNIIIKPILVILTLPVTIITLGLFLFVINALIIIWGAKLIDGFSVDGFWWALIFSFLLSLVTSIISGGEKS, encoded by the coding sequence ATGAATTTAATTATCCGCCTTATTATTACGGCTGCTGTTGCATTCGGTCTATCTTACATTTTACCCGGAATTCATATTGATACATTTGGCACTGCATTAATTGTTGCTGTTGTTTTGGGACTTCTTAACATTATTATTAAGCCCATTTTGGTAATTCTTACATTGCCGGTAACAATCATCACTCTTGGATTATTCCTTTTTGTGATTAATGCATTGATAATAATATGGGGAGCAAAACTGATTGATGGATTTAGTGTAGATGGATTTTGGTGGGCATTGATATTCAGTTTCTTGTTATCGCTGGTTACTTCAATCATTAGCGGCGGCGAAAAATCATAA
- a CDS encoding S41 family peptidase yields the protein MKKIIGALCLLGLFEGAQAQDNPLWLRYPAISPDGKTIVFSFKGDLYRMSSGGGQAIPLTLHEAHDFMPVWSHDGKSIAFASDRYGNFDVFIMPAEGGEAKRLTYHSSNDLPSDFSADDKTVLFSSVRQDMFTSAQFPYGRMPELYAVPAVGGKTSMVSSNSMELARYSKDGKKIVYQDYKGYEDQWRKHHTSAVTKDIWVYNTEAKSYNKLTSFIGEDRNPVFGPNDEVFYLSEESGTINVHQMPVTGGNSTMITSFEKNPVRFLTISNDNQLCYTYNGEIYTQKSGGQPQKLLVRIMTDGRNNTEKVLPVASGATEMALSPNGKEIAFVFRGEIFVSSVEGGVTKRITNTPTQERSVSFSPDGRTLLFAAERNGSWDVYKTSIQRKDEAYFYSSTLLNEEPVVATKEKDEFQPAFSPDGKEVAFLEDRTVLRVMNLASKSIRTLLTDDSNYSYSDGDQYYTWSPDSKWILASYNQPNQYFNSDVALISADGKQKIVNLTPSGYNEGSPRWMMGGKMMIYFADRDGMKNHASWGAQSDIYGLFFTQEAFDRFKLNKSDFTLVKEQEDKEKKDAKKEDATSKDKKTDDKSVKPEDKSIKIELDGIEDRRLRLTINSSNLSDAVMSPDGEKLYYLSRFEKGYDLWVTEPRTKDTKVLAKLDGGPAGIEITNDGKSLFVVSNGRITKVDAESGKTTPVGINGEMMLNAYEERSYIFNHAWRQVKEKFYVTNLHNVDWDYYGKEYGRFLPYINNNYDFSEMMSEMLGELNASHTGCRYFPQADGGDKTAVLGLLYDESFTGNGLKVSEVLLKGPFNTAKSKVKAGAIIEKIDGEAITANDDYNKLLNRKAGKLTLISFYDPSNGARWEESIKPLSLGEQNELLYTRWVENRRKEVEKLSGGKVGYVHVRGMNDESFRTVYEDVLGKNSQKESLIVDTRFNGGGWLHDDLVTLLSGKKYIDIYPREKHRGQEPFRKWTKPSVVLMGEGNYSDAHMFPYSYRANGIGKLIGMPVPGTGTAVWWETQIDPTLVFGIPQVGMLDMNGKYLENNQLEPDVKVANDPSVLDTGKDQQLEKAVEELLKGTLKAQK from the coding sequence ATGAAGAAAATTATTGGAGCATTATGTCTCCTTGGATTATTTGAAGGTGCGCAAGCACAAGATAATCCGCTATGGCTTCGTTATCCGGCAATTTCGCCAGATGGAAAAACAATCGTATTTAGTTTCAAAGGAGATCTTTACCGCATGTCTTCCGGTGGTGGACAAGCAATTCCGTTGACTTTACACGAAGCACATGATTTTATGCCGGTTTGGTCGCATGATGGAAAATCTATTGCATTTGCGTCCGACAGGTATGGCAACTTTGATGTGTTTATCATGCCGGCTGAAGGTGGTGAAGCAAAACGTTTAACGTATCATTCATCAAATGACCTACCGTCAGATTTCTCTGCTGATGATAAAACCGTTCTTTTCAGTTCGGTGCGACAGGATATGTTTACTTCTGCTCAATTCCCTTATGGTCGAATGCCTGAACTTTACGCGGTTCCTGCAGTAGGAGGGAAGACTTCAATGGTTAGCTCTAATTCGATGGAGTTGGCTCGCTACAGTAAAGACGGAAAAAAGATTGTTTACCAGGATTATAAAGGTTATGAAGATCAGTGGAGAAAACACCATACCTCTGCAGTAACAAAAGACATTTGGGTATATAATACGGAAGCCAAATCGTATAATAAACTAACCTCATTTATTGGAGAAGACCGCAACCCGGTTTTTGGCCCTAATGACGAGGTTTTTTATTTAAGTGAAGAAAGCGGAACGATAAATGTGCATCAGATGCCGGTAACCGGAGGAAATAGCACAATGATCACTTCTTTTGAAAAGAATCCAGTACGTTTCTTAACGATTTCAAACGATAATCAGCTGTGTTATACCTACAATGGCGAGATTTATACGCAGAAATCTGGAGGGCAGCCTCAGAAATTATTGGTTCGCATCATGACAGATGGTCGTAACAATACCGAAAAAGTGCTGCCAGTAGCGTCGGGTGCAACAGAAATGGCCCTTTCTCCAAATGGAAAAGAGATTGCTTTTGTTTTTCGTGGCGAAATTTTTGTAAGTTCTGTTGAAGGAGGCGTTACCAAACGTATTACAAATACTCCAACCCAGGAGCGGTCAGTAAGTTTTAGTCCGGATGGAAGAACCCTATTGTTTGCAGCCGAGAGAAATGGCTCATGGGATGTTTATAAAACGTCTATTCAACGTAAAGATGAAGCTTATTTTTATTCTTCAACCTTGTTAAATGAAGAACCTGTTGTTGCGACCAAAGAGAAAGACGAGTTTCAACCCGCATTTTCACCAGATGGGAAAGAAGTCGCTTTTCTTGAAGATCGCACCGTTCTTCGTGTAATGAATCTTGCTTCTAAATCAATCAGAACCTTATTAACAGACGACAGCAACTATTCTTACTCAGATGGCGACCAGTATTATACATGGTCTCCAGACAGTAAATGGATATTGGCAAGTTACAATCAACCCAATCAATATTTTAATAGTGATGTGGCGTTGATTTCTGCAGACGGAAAACAGAAGATTGTGAACCTGACACCAAGCGGCTATAATGAAGGATCGCCAAGATGGATGATGGGCGGGAAAATGATGATTTATTTTGCTGATAGAGACGGAATGAAAAATCATGCAAGCTGGGGCGCTCAGTCTGATATTTACGGTCTATTCTTTACACAAGAAGCATTTGATCGCTTTAAGTTGAATAAGAGCGATTTTACTTTAGTTAAGGAGCAGGAAGACAAAGAGAAGAAAGATGCAAAAAAAGAGGATGCTACTTCGAAGGATAAAAAGACAGATGATAAATCGGTTAAGCCAGAAGACAAATCGATAAAAATTGAGCTGGATGGTATTGAAGATCGTCGTTTACGTTTAACAATTAATTCATCTAATCTTTCGGATGCAGTTATGTCTCCTGACGGCGAAAAATTGTATTACTTATCGCGTTTTGAAAAAGGATATGATCTATGGGTTACAGAACCACGTACAAAAGACACTAAAGTATTGGCCAAATTAGATGGTGGTCCAGCCGGAATTGAAATTACCAATGATGGGAAATCATTATTTGTAGTTTCTAATGGCCGTATTACTAAAGTAGATGCCGAAAGTGGTAAAACAACTCCTGTTGGAATTAACGGAGAAATGATGTTGAATGCTTATGAAGAACGTTCATATATTTTCAACCATGCATGGCGCCAGGTAAAAGAGAAGTTCTATGTAACCAACTTACATAATGTTGATTGGGATTATTATGGTAAAGAATATGGTCGTTTCCTTCCTTACATCAACAATAACTACGACTTCTCAGAAATGATGAGTGAAATGTTGGGAGAGTTGAACGCCTCACATACTGGTTGTCGTTATTTTCCTCAAGCTGATGGTGGAGATAAAACTGCTGTATTGGGTTTATTGTATGATGAATCCTTTACAGGGAACGGCTTAAAAGTTTCTGAAGTGTTATTGAAAGGACCTTTTAATACAGCTAAATCAAAAGTTAAAGCCGGAGCAATTATTGAGAAGATCGATGGAGAAGCCATAACAGCTAATGATGATTATAACAAATTGTTGAATCGAAAAGCGGGTAAATTAACGCTGATTTCCTTCTATGATCCATCAAACGGAGCTCGTTGGGAAGAAAGTATTAAACCACTTTCATTGGGAGAACAGAATGAATTGTTATACACCCGTTGGGTGGAAAATCGTCGCAAAGAAGTAGAAAAGCTTTCCGGTGGAAAAGTGGGTTACGTACACGTTCGCGGAATGAACGATGAGAGTTTCCGGACGGTTTACGAAGATGTATTAGGTAAAAATAGCCAGAAAGAATCATTGATCGTGGATACACGTTTTAATGGTGGAGGCTGGCTGCACGACGATCTAGTTACTTTATTGAGCGGCAAGAAGTACATTGATATTTATCCTCGCGAAAAACACCGTGGACAAGAGCCTTTCCGCAAATGGACAAAACCTTCGGTGGTATTAATGGGAGAGGGTAACTACTCGGATGCTCACATGTTCCCTTATTCTTATCGTGCAAACGGTATTGGAAAGCTGATAGGGATGCCTGTTCCGGGAACTGGTACTGCCGTTTGGTGGGAAACTCAGATTGATCCAACGTTAGTATTCGGGATTCCTCAGGTAGGTATGCTGGATATGAATGGCAAATATTTGGAAAACAATCAACTTGAACCGGATGTTAAAGTAGCAAATGATCCGTCGGTTTTAGATACCGGAAAAGATCAGCAGTTGGAAAAGGCTGTTGAGGAACTTTTAAAAGGAACGTTAAAAGCCCAAAAATAA
- a CDS encoding YpdA family putative bacillithiol disulfide reductase, with protein METQPEKYDVIIIGGGPIGIACGLAAKKSGLNYLILEKGCLTNSLYNYPLNMTFFSTSEKLEIGGIPFVSNSAKPNRAEALEYYRRVVFSNELPIHLFEEAKKVASFDEGYKVTTNKKSYLSTHLIIATGFYDIPVMMDVVGEELPKVTHYYKDPHFYAGQKVLVIGANNSAADAALETWRKGAEVTLVIRGPELGRIKYWTKPDLENRINEGSIKALFNSTVKEIREKEVAILTPEGAKIIENDFVIAMTGYQPNFPFLKSIGINLSDDEKLYPAYDKETMETNLKNVYLAGVVCGGMDTHIWFIENSREHADRIIEKIKGVPV; from the coding sequence ATGGAGACACAACCGGAAAAATATGATGTAATTATAATTGGCGGAGGGCCGATTGGCATTGCCTGTGGCCTGGCAGCAAAAAAGTCTGGTTTAAACTACCTGATTTTAGAAAAAGGGTGTTTAACCAATTCGTTGTATAATTATCCGCTAAACATGACCTTCTTCTCAACTTCTGAGAAACTGGAGATCGGAGGCATTCCATTTGTTTCCAACAGCGCAAAACCCAATCGTGCAGAGGCCTTGGAATATTACCGGAGAGTCGTCTTTTCAAACGAATTGCCCATACATTTATTTGAAGAGGCAAAAAAAGTGGCTTCTTTTGATGAAGGCTATAAAGTAACAACTAATAAAAAAAGCTACCTTTCTACTCATTTAATCATTGCAACCGGCTTTTATGACATTCCAGTAATGATGGATGTTGTCGGAGAGGAACTCCCAAAAGTGACTCACTACTATAAAGACCCTCATTTTTATGCGGGACAAAAAGTGTTGGTGATTGGTGCTAATAATTCTGCTGCTGATGCTGCGCTAGAAACATGGAGAAAAGGAGCTGAAGTAACCTTGGTTATTCGTGGACCTGAACTGGGCCGTATAAAATATTGGACCAAACCCGATCTTGAAAATCGCATCAATGAAGGCTCGATTAAAGCGCTCTTCAACTCAACGGTTAAAGAGATTAGGGAAAAAGAAGTAGCTATTTTAACTCCGGAAGGGGCTAAAATAATCGAAAACGATTTCGTAATTGCAATGACCGGTTATCAGCCTAATTTCCCTTTCCTAAAAAGTATTGGAATCAACCTTTCTGATGACGAAAAACTTTATCCTGCCTATGACAAAGAAACCATGGAAACCAATTTAAAAAATGTTTACCTCGCCGGAGTAGTTTGCGGGGGTATGGATACACACATTTGGTTTATTGAAAACTCAAGGGAACATGCCGACAGAATTATCGAAAAGATAAAGGGAGTACCTGTATAA